AGTGAGGACAATGAGATTGGCAGTAGAGAAGAGCAATCAAACGTTCTGCCAGTAACGAAGACCGAGGttaagaaagctttagaagctatgaaaaaggggaaagcagctgcgtaGGACGCGGTAActacagatttgttgaaggatggtggggctattgtgctagaaaaactggccaccctgtataagcagtgcctcttggcatcgacggtaccgcagtgaaactgcccacattcagggccactgcacagaatgcctccacgacaaagtagtccgttgttaaaagttCTTTCAGCGCAAGCTAGAAGCTAATCACAGGAAAAACTTATAAGGTCTGTATTCTAGAATTTTGGTGCCTGGCTGGTTTCATAATTCAATATAGTTGCATTATCGTTTACCACCTTCCAGCCTAGCAGGAAATAAACCACATATGCAGCAAAGGCCACTGATGCTACCACAGAGGCTGTGTGCTTGGCCACCAAGGTCACATGATAATCTACATCCCTTCCCTACATTTCCTTTCATAGCCCACAGGCTGCTTCAAGATGCCTACTGtaaagtgtttgtgtttgcaatagccaggaattattgcattaaaagtaatatccaggaattgttgcattaaatgtttgccttattttcatgtGAAGCAGCAATTTTAGTGTGGACTGCACTTGAGTTGGGTGTTTGATCTCTAACCTTTTGCAGGATCATACAAGAATGCAGAGAAAAAAGCTAAGAAATATGAGATGAGCTCTGCAGTGGAAAGCTCTGCAATTTCTGGTAAGTGGAAAATCCTAAATTTTTAAACATTAGTAAAATTAATGCATATTCAAAatatgcacgcatttttctgttttaGGCAATGAAGGTCCGGATGGGCCTGACgtccggctgccatcgccaccaccccggctgccatcgccaccaccccggctgccatcgccaccaccccggctcccgtcgccaccaccccagctgccatcgccaccccggctgatatcaccaccctgtaagccTTTATCTGTGTTTCGCCTTTAGATTTGCATTGTTTCAGTTATGGCTTAGTGAATTTATGGTAATATCACATAGGAGAAAGGGGGGACACCCACCCTCTAGCCGTGCCTGCTTTTTATTGATCGCAAAAAATGCATATGGGTGACTCATGAATTTGAGCTCAATTAAGACCCTGTTGCAAAACTGCATTAAGtctgctttcctgcatagcaaaaaccccTTTACCACAGAGTCCATGCGAGTCCTTGAAAACCTTTCAAGAGGGAGAAGTTATTTTCAAGGGCTGAAGAACAATTTGAGGTGAAGGCAACGGAACAGATTCTTTCAGTTGTCAACACGTGTGCCCTATCCTTAGACGATGTCATGGCCAGTTGATACAGTGTTAGGTGGTAGCTTTAGagatcacttcttggtttttatcgttgttacaatgttctttttggtgcctttaaaatcaccagtcacacCTGTGTAGGCATGCGCTGTACCCTCAGAAGACCGAAGCATGCGGTGATTGATGTCAGACGTtctttctgagaaaaatgtacccGGGCGTTGTTTACGGCGTCCCGTGTTCCGAATGTGACAGTGTCTACATTGGCGAGACTGGCAATTTTAAAAGGCACCTAAAAAAACATTGCAACGATAGGTTTGCCGAGAAGAGCAATTGTAGTGAGGTACTGTAAAAATTGAGTCATGAAGTTTAGCATTTCATTGTTTTCAAGCAAAGGATGGAAGGTAGAATATAGTTTTTGtactgaaaatttaaaagtgcacagaagacagggacaagaggactggatgggacaaacgctgctcacaactgggtttataaacatttttcattaacagcccacctgtgaagtcatagtcagcattgacttgcacaatgtaactgccaaaggcaggagagaattttaaaattgtaattcatcagaatgtaatcaattgccagcagaataagcaaggctaatcccacctgtagcatacaactcaactctgcggttctctcattcaagttgttcttgtgctttcaaatttgcagcatgataccagctggggcagcatacagcttcgttaaggctttttgtgtttttgagggtccgccagaataaaggagcagtttaaattactaaatctggtagaatgagatgacaccctgaacaagcatggtcttaatgaatgggagctcataaatgcttaatgctaattctgtacgaggcagttacggtgtatatatatgtatcctttcagcagaagtgctgATGTAGCATTTTGGCATTATCTGTGTAGCATTACCTGTGTTATACTGAGTAATTTTTCCGTTCTTCCTGCATCAACACTAATGCTTCATGTTCGTGTCCAACTTCAGCCCTGCTTAGCAGCCACTCAATGGAGGCGGCCACACCAGCTGGTGCAAATTGCACTGCGGGCTGCCCGGCTGGTTCGGCCTCCACTGCAGGTGACCTTGAGGATGTGGAGGAAGCAACTAGCGATCGTAAGGCTTTTCGCTTTCTTTACTTGTATATGAAGAGCCTGAAAAGACGAGAATGCAGTGAGAGGATAGGATGAGAATCTATTTTTTTGAAGTATGAGCCTAAACAGGCCTTGGTAgaagttctgttttgccttaaaggAGACCTAGTTGGTGGATATTTCAAAACGTGTGCCTTGAAAATGACCACTGTTTGTATAAATATGCCTGCTGCAAGTAATTCTTAATAGAAGTACTGAACCTAAGCGGTGATAAAATTTGCTACTTGACACTTCCACAGCTCTATCTCATTCCTACTTACTAGTTGCAGTGTGTTTTCCCGGCGAGTagcagtttgtttcctttaatttctttttttggttcTGGATTGTGGTTTTGGTTCTGTTATTGTTGTTTCCCTTGGCCTATGCCACTAGAAAGCCACAACCTTTTAAAGACGGAccaatagaaataaaacaaacattacagattgtggctcaggactgcaaagtggtcactgtactctatacagtttctctagtttttgtgcatatattttttatGTGCCCAGCCTGCTGTGCTTTCTCACTACCACTGGCAGCTGTTGTCACAATGGAAGAATACACTTATGGCTGTTTCCATCCTTGCCATGATGTGACGGCAATCAAAATGGCAACCAAGCTGAATAGAAAACTGGTGGTACATAGAAGGAACAGTATTCAGAGCAGCTATTTTTAACTAAGGCATTGTCAGTGCATGGTGCATTTTTGATATATAGATCTGCAAGGGATAGAGCAGCTGTGCCTTGTGGTGGAATCAATGGCAATTTAGTAGCTTAATGCAGAGCATGTTGACGCCCAGTGTTGGTTTACATTAccatcatcgatgctgcagtcccacagggtGTTAATTGTTCTGACGTCCAGTGAAATCTTCCACAGCAGTTCATCATCCTGCAGaatctcgcacttcacaaacaacctCACCATGACATCGTGTAGAACAGCCACAAATATGTTCCCTCGAGGCATCCACCACATTTGCATTACCCGTCCTGatatgtcaaacttgcggccaggtgcgcagttgttctctgaaggatgacagccatcttgaacatattcgtgaagaagcaccgaaTGCTTAAGGGGCATTCACTCTTGGACACTCGGCGGAGAGAGCAAGTGAAATCCTCTGCCACCGaaaaagctgcatcgttcacacttcccaaccacctcgtctgcgctcatcgtctgtgtgtcgtctgctcaaggcgtacacagatatggcaagaggttaatccatgctgtctacgtacaataactgtatgcacgcttacttacgctaaatgcagctattttgccagacgttacgccatttctagcattgtcgcttttaaatacataagattagcctagtggcgccatctggtggttactctcaagcctttttaaaaaaggaaaggatcgtcacctaaaataaaaaaagaacacatttatcactcacactttttttatgggtgagatgagacaaagcgaaagagcgctggcgcttttatgggcattgaacgcgctcaaacaggcagtaacagcgacgaattcagtcccaaACGAGGCGTCCCGCACCGAagggcgtcgccatgtttgttgccgaacttcgtactctccttcctattggctgacgggattcggcggatttttttccggtggcagaattcggtcctggaccgatcaggcttaccgcttggtatttcggcgcaatctctgccgcggcagcggattccgctcgttcTCTCTGCCGAATGTCcaccaagtgtgaacgcgccattacttGGCCCTGAGCACAATTGATGATGCACCGCATTACAAACTGGTAAAATATGTAGCCAGGAGACATTACATGCATCAAACAGCCACAGAGAAACTGTGTGCGTGGCATCAGCtcttttgtcagctgcagaagaACCAACAACAGAGTGAGCTGGTGCATCAGTGAAGAACCAAAAACAGCGCTCGCCCATCTTCTAGTCTGTCTTTATGGCgctgtttttaggttttcatcaggtaccggcactccctgcaagcgttgctgttctgagtggcagttccactgcaattggaacagtgcccctttcatcaactatcaacactcccaagagtgctgagcatacagctaaaagtagaaaggaaaacgaaaaatcgttctcaagaaccatgcagaaaattctgggcagagctgtggagcaaacataaaatttcatTTACCGCATCATCCCTGATGCTAGTTTGTctcccctttatttatggtgccatgctctgattttcgattgcaagccaacacccgcatttcggattttcaaatttgaaaacaataggtcgacttgcaagcgtgtaaatgcagtatattgctcatattgcgtccttgaggtgtaaatatatacatctgctgtgaaagcctgccctcactggaaaccttgctcgtttcagcgacaatgctcaaggtgctgcggctgctgctagaaatacggcagcagcagcgggaaatCCTGCAGAGGGTGAGCCGGCTGGAGCAAGCTCGGCAAGAGCCGAGGACACGGTCGCCGTCTCCTCCTGTGAGCTCCCTCCCGCCACTGTGCCCTCAGCTGCCAGCCTTCAGTATTGAAGATTTTGAGGCGGCAGAAGCTGCTGTCAGAGATGACAGAGTAGCAGCTGCCCTggtaatttaatttttcattcaatgTTTTATTACAGTAGTCTGTTGGGTGCTTAATGTATATAGTtgagatatttattgaaaaatctGAGCCCCAGAAGTAGATGCTTGCCATGCCTAAGCCATAATCATGCTGTTCTTGTATAAGTTTTCAGCTAATATAGTGGGAATGGATGAATTTTGAAAAGTCCGCACATAGTAGGGTTACTGTGACATTGTTAATAGTCTGTTTTATTACAACTGAAAATTCCGGAAACAGTCGCGCCCACTTATACCGAACATGACAGTTGCATAGATTACTTTATACTAAGTCTAATTCctgtattacagtgaaaaatccaAACTCTCGTACAGAAttaacatttgtttcttttttattcgaaATAAGTGCCTTAATTGTTTTTGCTTCTTCTACATTCGAAAGGAATGCATTGTTTCTGTTCCTTCTAAAATCGGATTGAACGTTTCTTCAAAATAGACCCTATTTAATGCACTTTATAAGCTCCCAAGCGCAGCCGTGTGCTCCTTATCAAGATCCTTGGCTATAAGCTGACTGCAGGCACTATGCAATTAATCCCCATTGCCGCTTTCACGGCAGCTAGTGGTAGGTCAGGCCTGTTGTCATTAGCTTCCTACTAGTTCAGTGCTTGTAGTTCACATGGCATATTCGTTTAAAAGCATCAACTATAGGGTTCATGACCTCTGCAACAAAGCACACAAGATggtacaaaggaaagaaattaacacggacagcacagctgtatcggggtatatagcacaatttcagctgatggaaaaggtgcgaaggaaacagggcgagaattaacaagagtaattaacattttgattagtaattatatgctgtcattgacatatagcacattcttggccacatgagcaagttcttcactgatactgatggggtactaaggcaaggtttacctgcttggatatatgagggtgcaactctgatgattcagacgaaaatctctgttaccttgaagtttgaattacagAGTACTGTATCTGTGCTGCTAACAATGCTTTCAAGAGATATTTTAAGGCTGTCTTGATTTATTTAATCACAGGACTATGTTATGCTCTACTATACTATTTGTGGCACATTCCATCAAAGTATTGAGCCTCATGAAGCTAGTGTAGTGTAATGTTAAGTCTATTTTTTGGTATGTATTTTGTTCACAAAGTTTGGCTGAGTTAAGGTGgcacacaaattattttaattattggtttgagacgattgactgggagtgctgtttcggagctaattttttacattattcgttgttttccaattaaggagacagctttgatcagtcttttgcctggctattgctttttatgcctttcattaattgaagtgcagtactccactccaaccaggacagtttcaagaacgatagatgctaattttagttgcatattttccctgtagtgatgcataagacatgaatcaccgtggagtattcccttacgagtgctaaacaatttaatattgaacttcttgatgctgttacggtggtcaaaatgtaagaagtgtttcacatgaggtgtaaaaaaaacactataattgctgctgtgttgtagcAGGTATACTACGATTACTTTCGAAGTCACACCGTTGTCTTTGCTATTGCGTTCTACAAGTTAAGTGGTTATAGAATGTGATTTTTCATGTGAAATAACCGTTGGGCAACTGCAAATTTTTCTTTTCAGAAGAAGCAGCTTCTCCGCCTAGGCGGAAACAATTTAAAGGAGGTGGCGGCGAATGTCATGGGTGCTGTGATGGGGGTGGCTGTGCAGAGACTATTCAGCCTGCGGGGGAGGAAAGGAAAACGGCCATTCGTTGGCACAAAGCTGTGCAGGGTGGCAACAGGTATACCTGATTTTGAAttgctgtagcttttaatttagaaatattgagattcctgcttttaaacatgtacaagtttttccaagctattttcttgctgtatcttactgtaattttttataacagctgatgaatattctgttgctgtgtttatgtgattagtttgggggtcttagtcataaaactccataaagaagcagcagatgccctcaatcaaaccaatcatttccatttgtcatattgtaatccgttgtcatgaacttccctgcaatggccactttgacgttgactgcagtgccttcatgatagctcattttttttgcatttcactactGTACAGTACTTGTGTTGTTTGTTGGGATACCTTGCGTGTCAGTAACGTGTGGTTTTTCTGTGTCAAATCATGAACTTGGATTTCCATATGCTTGCAGGAAGTGTATCGTTTTAAAAGTTGCATTTCTTGGTCTTAATGCACACTCACCTTGTACAGATGCCATCTGCGAGAGGCAGGGTGTCGACATCCTGGCAGCACAGGGTTTTATTGGCAGGTGGCTGCCCGGTGCGTGCGACCGAGGGGGCGGCCGAAAGAGGCGCTATGCCCAAACTTTAGAGCCTCCTGAGTCTCACGCTCAAGCGCCACCTGCTAACCCCTGTGCTGGGTCAGCACCCTGCCCAGGCGCGCCCTCAGCCTCCTGCCCTGCAACCCCTCCAGGCATGGCCATCCTGTCCCCCTCAGGGGTCCACCCAAGCTCTGCCCCCCCCCACAGCCTCCTCCTCACGCCCAGCCACCCTCCACCCAAGCTCTGCCCcttcccctgccccccccccacaGCCTCCTCGTCACGCCCAGCCACCCCACGTAGCACCCTTGCCACATGGGTTATTGCCCCACGGGcacatgagaaataaaaaaacatttttctgaaattcctgtttgcttgattcatttggtagctgctggacattaagtaaaaaatgtgcatgaaatattgtttgcaaatcaaaatacatatgcaatgaaaatactgcatgcagttttgaaattttaatgGGAGTTCGAACCAATTGCATATATATACAGCTAGAAGTCGCACGGTATTGAAAGCCACGGACGGGAACTCTAAATGCATGCGATAATTCTGCACTGGTCTCGGAAAATAATGGAAATGCCTAGAGGTAGCCAAGATATGCCGGTATCCGaaaggccactattcggccatattggggccactattcggccatattggggccactattcggccatattggagccactattcagccatattggagccactattcggccatattggagccactattcggccatactGGAGCCATATTGGGCCCTATATTGGCAGTGATGTTTGGGCCATTCTTGGCATTCAGATTGGCTGAACATCGGCCCAATCTTGGCGGGAATGTTGGGCCATGCTTGGAAAGAGTTGCGatttgcctaaatgccaatgAAGGGCCGATATTCGCGCCAATTTTCGCCAATGATATGCCAACGGTGGCCCGAtattggcgtgctgcttgggaagacacagcgacaaacagcgacgggcttcggggaacgttttgaccacagcttaagatcgctataatttccaattcctctctttgaggcggcgcgtgcttcaaagcagcgctaggcaatgatgcggaatgatgcgtgaatgaaggagatcacagatcacaaggcacagcgacaaacagcgacgggcttggggaacgttttgaccacagctcaagatcgctgtcatttccacttcctctctttgaggcggcgcgtgctcaaatcagtgctaggcaatgatgcggaatcatgcatgaatgaagcagatcaaagatcacaagaaagagcgccgggcttcgacgaacgttttgaccacagctcaagatcgctgtcatttccacttcctcactttgaggcggcgcgtgctcaaatcagtgctaggcaacgatgcggaatcatgcatgaatgcacgagatcaaagatcacaagacacagcgccgggcttcgacgaacgtcttgagcacagctcaagatcgctataattttcaattcctctttttgaggcggcgcgtgcttcaaagcagcgctaggcaatgatgcggaatgatgcgtgaatgaaggagatcacagatcacaagacactgcgacaaaccgcgacgggcttcggggaacgttttgaccacagctcaagatcgctgtaatttccacttgctctttttgaggcagcgcgtgcttcaaatcagcgctaggaaaagatgcggaatcatgcatgaatgaagatcaaagatcacaagaaacagcgccgggcttcgacgaatgtcttgagcacagctcaagatcgctataatttccaattcctctctttgaggcggcgcgtgctcaaatcagtgctaggcaatgatgcggaatcatgcatgaatgaaggagatcaaagatcacaagacacagcgctgggcttcgacgaacgtcttgagcacagctcaagatcgctataatttccaatccctctctttgaggcggcgcgtgcttcaaagcagcgctaggcaatgatgcggaatgatgcgtgaatgaaggagatcacagatcacaagacacagcgacaaacagcgacgggcttcggggaacgttttgaccacagcttaagatcgctataatttccaattcctctctttgaggcggcgcgtgcttcaaagcagcgctaggcaatgatgcggaatgatgcgtgaatgaaggagatcacagatcacaaggcacagcgacaaacagcgacgggcttggggaacgttttgaccacagctcaagatcgctgtcatttccacttcctctctttgaggcggcgcgtgctcaaatcagtgctaggcaatgatgcggaatcatgcatgaatgaagcagatcaaagatcacaagacacagcgccgggcttcgacgaacgtcctgagcacagctcaagatcgctataatttccaattcctctttttggggcggcgcgtgcttcaaagcagcgctaggcaatgatgcggaatgatgcgtgaatgaagatcacagatcacaagacactgcgacaaaccgcgacgggcttcggggaacgtttggccacagctcaagatcgctgtaatttccacttgctctttttgaggcagcgcgtgcttcaaatcagcgctaggaaaagatgcggaatcatgcatgaatgaaggagatcaaagatcacaagaaacagcgccgggcttcgacgaacgtcttgagcacagctcaagattgctgtaatttccactgcctctctttgaggcggcgcgtgcttcaaagcagcgctaggcaatgatgcggaatgatgcgtgaatgaaggagatcacagatcacaacacacagcgacaaacagcgacgggcttcggggaacgttttgaccacagctcaagatcgctgtaatttccacttcctctctttgaggcagcgcgtgcttcaaatcagcgctagaaaaagatgcggaatcacgcgtgaatgagggagatcacagatcacaagacacagcgacaaaca
The genomic region above belongs to Amblyomma americanum isolate KBUSLIRL-KWMA unplaced genomic scaffold, ASM5285725v1 scaffold_76, whole genome shotgun sequence and contains:
- the LOC144112389 gene encoding uncharacterized protein LOC144112389; amino-acid sequence: MPPKPFAVVKFPMEDDSLAVVPVGWLSHDWQHCHWPKRRAAEVIRLAREEADPSAPGCEWFRCPVAVVTTCRSYKNAEKKAKKYEMSSAVESSAISGNEGPDGPDVRLPSPPPRLPSPPPRLPSPPPRLPSPPPQLPSPPRLISPPSLLSSHSMEAATPAGANCTAGCPAGSASTAGDLEDVEEATSDPTMLKVLRLLLEIRQQQREILQRVSRLEQARQEPRTRSPSPPVSSLPPLCPQLPAFSIEDFEAAEAAVRDDRVAAALKKQLLRLGGNNLKEVAANVMGAVMGVAVQRLFSLRGRKGKRPFVGTKLCRVATDAICERQGVDILAAQGFIGRWLPGACDRGGGRKRRYAQTLEPPESHAQAPPANPCAGSAPCPGAPSASCPATPPGMAILSPSGVHPSSAPPHSLLLTPSHPPPKLCPFPCPPPTASSSRPATPRSTLATWVIAPRAHEK